A portion of the Desulfurispora thermophila DSM 16022 genome contains these proteins:
- a CDS encoding electron transfer flavoprotein subunit beta/FixA family protein: MKIVVCLKQVFDTEAKITLDASGQINKQGVTLIINPYDEYSVEEALRLKEKYKGEVTVITVGSDEAQSALRQALAMGADKAVLVNPGDIELDEYATSIILAKAISTLEYDLVFGGYMAIDDGSSQVAARVADLLGLPLVNTVTKLEVADGKAVATHDIDGGSEVVEVPLPAMITSQVGLNEPRYPSMKGIMQAKKKPMTKLSLADLGLDASQVKPKVKPLSYFLPSPRQAGRIIPGEPAEAVAELVKALREEAKVI; encoded by the coding sequence ATGAAAATTGTAGTTTGCCTAAAGCAGGTTTTTGACACAGAAGCCAAGATTACCCTGGATGCCAGCGGGCAGATCAATAAGCAGGGTGTAACCCTGATCATCAACCCCTATGACGAGTACTCGGTGGAAGAAGCCCTGCGCCTGAAAGAAAAGTATAAGGGCGAAGTGACCGTGATCACCGTGGGCAGCGACGAAGCCCAGAGCGCACTGCGCCAGGCGCTGGCCATGGGCGCGGACAAGGCCGTGCTGGTCAACCCCGGCGACATCGAGCTGGACGAATACGCCACCTCCATCATTCTGGCCAAAGCCATTTCCACCCTGGAGTACGATCTGGTCTTTGGCGGCTACATGGCCATTGACGACGGTTCCTCCCAGGTGGCCGCCCGGGTGGCCGACCTGTTGGGTTTGCCGCTGGTTAACACCGTGACCAAGCTGGAAGTGGCCGACGGCAAAGCCGTGGCTACCCACGACATCGACGGCGGCAGCGAAGTGGTGGAAGTACCCCTGCCGGCCATGATCACTTCCCAGGTGGGCTTGAACGAGCCTCGTTATCCTTCCATGAAGGGCATCATGCAGGCCAAGAAAAAACCCATGACCAAGCTGTCCCTGGCCGACCTGGGGCTGGATGCTTCCCAGGTGAAGCCCAAAGTGAAGCCGCTCAGCTATTTCCTGCCCTCACCACGGCAAGCTGGTAGGATTATCCCTGGCGAACCCGCTGAAGCTGTAGCAGAACTGGTCAAGGCTCTGCGGGAAGAAGCAAAAGTTATCTAA